The following nucleotide sequence is from bacterium.
TTTGCTTTTGGCCGGTTCGGGATTTGGTGTTTGCTCACCTTTGCCGACGGTGGGTTGTTGGTAGTCGGTAGTAGGTTCTCGGTTGGTATCTTGTCCTTGGTTTTCCACAGTTCTTAAAGTTAGTTTCTAATTTGCCATTCGATAACGTAAGAATCTATTACTCATTTACGCATACCATTTATCAATATTATCAAATGCTTTCGTAACTTCTTTATCTCCAATGTATTCAAGGAGTGTCCTGTCGGCTTTAACATGCGCGCTTTCAGGACTTTCTCCTTCATAGTCCGGCTCTGACCATCCCACCGTACTTCCAGCCAATTCTCGCAACCGCTTAACTAACTGTTTTGTGGTCATAGCGCTTTGGATTTATGTTTGAAGTATTTTAACGCCTTCACTAATTATACTACCTTCGCATATAATTCCAGTGAATTCTGTCCGTGGTTTTTACCATCTTCGTTCATACATAGATTGTACCAAGATTTTGGGAAGATAGGCAATGTAGGGTTAGAGGATAGAATGCAACACCTTTTCTTGCTCACCTTCCCCTCCGCAGTCCCATCCATCCCTGAATTTCATACCGTATTGTCTGACAACCTCCACTTCACTGTTTGAAATCCATCTGATACTCTCCAGAGTATTTGCTCTTGAATCCAGAATCTTATTGAATTCCCGAACCGCGAAATTTTTCAAATCTATTGCCAACGGGTACTCTACGTAAACGCACGTGCCTCCGGCAACCGAGGTAACAAAGGCGACATGCCTGCCGTCCGGTGAAATTTTAAAACTCTTTGCACCGCCTGACGCATCCTTGACGGCAAGTACACGCTTGATGAAATCACCGTCTTTGTAAATATCCACATAGGTGTCTCCGAACTTCTGTGTACCGACATTTGAGTTATCTTTTATTTCCTTAAACGTGTAAGGATCTTCAGCACTGCGATAGGTTTCCCGATCACTACCGACCTTACCATCTTTTGAGTTTTCAAAAATAGGATCAGAAAAGCTATCGGATATGAATCTCATATTCAGTCCTCTGGAATTGTGTCCATCTTCTTTTGTCGGTATTATCTCGCCGTCTTTAAGAAGTATGTAATCATTTACAAAAATCTTGTCACTGAATCGGCTTCTGAAGTCATTCGCTTTCTGTGCTTCCGTTTCGTAATCCGCCTCATCGCCACAACTTCCGTAATCTTCTCCGCGCAAAAGTTCCTGTTTTGAAAAGTCGTACATTTCAGTTGTGCCCCAAAAACATCCGCCATCCCCCTCACCCCACTCCATTAAAAGCAAATTATCTTCTTCTGAATATCCGATTATTTGACGTGAAGACACGCCGCTCGCTAGTAATTTTCTATCACCACTCCTCATGTCGTAGGCATAAAGATCAAGATGACACTTTGCCAGATATTCATTGCAGTCAGGGCCCGCCAAATACAGCATATAATTTTCAGTAAAGAAAAACTCAACAACTACTGCATTGCCTGACAGTCCAAGATTGTCCAAATCAGCGGTTTCTTGCGTGATAATATTCAATGTCTTCAGTCGGCCATTCTCGGCATGATAGATAATGCCGTCATACACAATAGGTGCAGGCCCGTAGCTCATCTTGGGAAGCTCTGCAGCCAGATAATCTATGTTGCTTCCATCCGGCCTGAAAATCACACTGGTAATATATGTTCCGGAGAATAATCTATCCTTCTCTCTTGTGTCAAAATAAACAACTCCTGAAGATTTATCTGTAATTTTTTTCGTCTCGTACCGTTCCCTGATCGTGGATATCATTTGGGAAAAATCGTCACTGCAAGTATCCGGTACGGGGTTCCCGTTTTTATCGTATAAGATAAAAGCTGTTACCGAATTTTCTTCTCCGGAAGAAAAACTGCCCCCATGATGCACTATACGAACTTCCCCGGGGAATGTCTGCTTTCCTTCCCACTGAAACTCAAAATTATCCGGCAAAGACCCTGTGTGCAGATACCACGAAGAGTCAAATTGGCGTCCTTCTGTCGTCATAACCCGGTCGGCAAAAGAGGTTTGTCTGTACGTTGACCCGCCAAATAAGGATTGCGACGACCGTACATAGGCCATAACACACGAATTTGCCGAATTTTCAAACGCAAAAAGCGCTTGCTCCATATCTTTCGGTAATTCCAGATTTTCACCATCCAACTCTTGCCATCCAGAAGCGGGAGTAAATTCAAAATTTTGGGGCAGATAAACCAAGTTTTGTCCATCATAAAATTTTTCAGCTTGGACTTCGTTTTCGGTTTTACCGTTTCCAGCCAGGAAAATATAACTAAGGGTGGAAAGAAGGAAGACGATAACGATTGAAAGTGCCCAAATGAGTCCTTTGCCGTTGCTTGGAGGCGGAGTTTGCGCAAGTCCTTGCGGGGAAATATTTTGCGACGGCGGATTATTGAAGTTTTGATTTTGTTCCGGGGGCATAGATCGTCTGATTTAAACTGTTATCGGTATGGGGATATCCAAATTAAACAACAAAGAAGGTTTTGTCTTGCTTTCCTTATCTTTTCCTAATTGCTTTGAAGCACACAAAATTTCAATGCCTATTATTTTGCCTTGTTTATCAAGGTCGGCGACTAAAAAGTCGGACAGCTCAACGGTTCGGGCAACTTTTTTGCCTTTGTTTAAATAGATATACATTGCGTCTGCTTTTTTGTCGTAAGTGATGTTCATATTTAATCTTTAAAATACGCCGTGATGATAACATAAACATTTTTGTCTTTGCTGAAAACCACCACGAGTTCGCTCTTACTTATGTTCTTAACACACTTTACCAAACCGCCAGGCAAGGATTTACGACTATCTGGATTTTGTATTACAGCTTTAATAGCTTC
It contains:
- a CDS encoding DUF2283 domain-containing protein — protein: MNITYDKKADAMYIYLNKGKKVARTVELSDFLVADLDKQGKIIGIEILCASKQLGKDKESKTKPSLLFNLDIPIPITV
- a CDS encoding DUF4258 domain-containing protein, whose product is MKFRFTEHAKYRLFVERKISAEAIKAVIQNPDSRKSLPGGLVKCVKNISKSELVVVFSKDKNVYVIITAYFKD